The Salvia splendens isolate huo1 chromosome 21, SspV2, whole genome shotgun sequence genome includes a window with the following:
- the LOC121784868 gene encoding uncharacterized protein LOC121784868, whose translation MESAASHSHPLLLTSEPSKQQSASTNDEGTSRKRSAAEDSSEKPPLAPTKRGRSQYWKHFEKTMKKTSQGERKIGICNYCKSEVPTLTGSTTGLKYHLEKKCELSPFYAASGNNKGQTVLTKETMGKGSQIVPHSFNQKRCELKVTEYVITDEVSFRAVEGKGFVALVHELEPRFRIPDRKKVADPIMSEVAKAMKVKFDKYWGDWNKMNPVIFIANVLDPRNKLKMLQVSVKKLKRFGDSNQEVRELCDRFKNDLVTLWAEYKGVSDTLVTQKPLLENSGDRDDTGLGGSGLFDELYNGVQEEVSQDQLNQISNEVDKYLADEMEKRSNPCFDLLEWWKGSGTRYPILSLIAKDIFAIPSSTVASESAFSLGKRVVDHFRTSLSPKMVEALVCTNDWLKADDFSLYKDPTDDDLAFYQEIEEIEKSSSHSTITQETRDGSPNVSSTS comes from the exons ATGGAATCCGCAGCTTCTCATTCGCATCCACTGCTACTTACTTCTGAACCATCAAAGCAACAAAGCGCTTCAACAAATGATGAGGGTACTAGTAGAAAACGATCAGCAGCAGAAGATTCCTCAGAAAAACCTCCTTTAGCTCCTACAAAGAGAGGTAGAAGTCAATATTGGAAGCACTTCGAAAAAACAATGAAGAAAACGAGTCAAGGAGAAAGAAAAATAGGGATATGCAACTACTGCAAATCTGAAGTACCAACTCTTACTGGGAGTACTACTGGACTGAAGTATCACTTGGAGAAGAAGTGTGAATTAAGTCCATTTTATGCTGCGAGTGGAAATAACAAGGGCCAAACTGTGTTGACAAAAGAGACTATGGGAAAAGGAAGTCAGATAGTGCCTCATTCTTTTAATCAAAAAAGGTGTGAGTTGAAGGTCACGGAATATGTTATTACAGATGAAGTTTCATTTCGGGCTGTTGAGGGAAAAGGATTCGTTGCGCTTGTCCATGAATTAGAACCAAGGTTTCGAATTCCCGACCGAAAGAAGGTAGCAG ATCCGATTATGTCAGAGGTTGCAAAAGCAATGAAGGTGAAATTTGACAAGTACTGGGGTGATTGGAATAAAATGAATCCAGTAATTTTTATTGCCAATGTTTTGGACCCGAGGAACAAGCTGAAAATGCTTCAAGTTAGTGTGAAGAAATTGAAGAGATTTGGAGATTCTAACCAAGAGGTTCGAGAGTTGTGTGACCGATTTAAAAATGACTTGGTGACTTTGTGGGCTGAGTATAAGGGAGTGAGTGATACATTAGTTACTCAGAAACCACTTCTAGAAAATAGTGGTGATAGAGATGATACTGGTCTAGGTGGTTCTGGTCTTTTTGATGAATTGTATAATGGAGTTCAAGAAGAAGTTTCTCAAGACCAACTAAATCAAATatctaatgaagtggataagtACTTAGCCGATGAGATGGAGAAGCGATCTAATCCATGTTTTGATCTTTTAGAATGGTGGAAAGGAAGTGGAACAAGGTATCCAATCCTTTCGCTCATTGCAAAAGATATCTTTGCAATTCCAAGCTCAACCGTAGCTAGTGAATCCGCTTTTAGCTTGGGCAAAAGAGTTGTAGATCATTTTAGGACTAGTTTGAGTCCAAAAATGGTTGAGGCATTGGTGTGCACCAATGATTGGCTCAAAGCGGATGATTTTAGCTTATACAAGGATCCGACCGATGATGACCTTGCTTTTTAtcaagaaattgaagaaattgaaaaaa GCTCAAGTCACTCAACCATTACTCAAGAGACTCGAGATGGTTCTCCAAATGTATCTTCTACTAGTTGA